The nucleotide sequence TCAAGAAAGGGGCGTTTGACTATCTCACCAAGCCCATCGAGTTTGATCATCTGCTGGAAAAGATCCGGCAGGCCCATGACCGGCGGCGCAGAATCAAGGAGAAGAAGCGGGAGCAGGAATTCCGGGCCAAAATGGAGCAGCAGATGATCGCCACCGAACGGCTGGCCGCCCTGGGGACCCTGTCCACGGGCGTAGCCCACGAGATCAACAATCCCCTGGCCATGATGCGCGAATCCGCCGGGTTCATGCGGCTGGTGCTCGGCAAGGAGGAAATGGCGGCTGTGCCCCGCAAATCAGATCTGGAGCGGGGGCTGGACAAGATTGAAAAGGGCATTGAAAGGATACGGCGCATTACCCATCTGCTCCTGGGATTCGTTCGTCAGCAGGACCAGCGGTTTTCCGAAACCCGGCTGAAGGATCTGATCGAAGAAAGCCTTGAGTTGGTGGGCCGGGAGGCCAAAGACAAGGAGATCACTTTCGTGCGCGAAATGGCGGGAGCCGATGGCATCATTTACAGCGATCCCTATCAGATTCGCCAGGTGTTTATCAACCTGTTGACCAATGCGGTGCATGCCATTTCAAGGAAGGGCACCATCACCATCGGTCTGCACGACAAGGGCGAGCAGGTGGAATTCTTTATTGCGGACACGGGTGACGGCATTCCCAGGGAGAACATGAGCAAGATCTTTGAACCCTTTTTCTCTACGAAATCGCCGGACAAGGGCACAGGCCTGGGGTTGTATGTAACACGCGGAATTGTCAACAAACTCGGCGGCGACATTTCCCTGGAAAGCAAAGTGGGCCGAGGCACCACATTTCGGGTGATAC is from Desulfosalsimonas propionicica and encodes:
- a CDS encoding sensor histidine kinase, with amino-acid sequence MTDSGQKQDKEGIRALLVDDEVDFRSTAAKRLNRRGIEVAQAGTGEECIGLLESGSDRVVVLDVKMPGMDGIETLGVIRERFPETEVILLTGHASARDGVEGIKKGAFDYLTKPIEFDHLLEKIRQAHDRRRRIKEKKREQEFRAKMEQQMIATERLAALGTLSTGVAHEINNPLAMMRESAGFMRLVLGKEEMAAVPRKSDLERGLDKIEKGIERIRRITHLLLGFVRQQDQRFSETRLKDLIEESLELVGREAKDKEITFVREMAGADGIIYSDPYQIRQVFINLLTNAVHAISRKGTITIGLHDKGEQVEFFIADTGDGIPRENMSKIFEPFFSTKSPDKGTGLGLYVTRGIVNKLGGDISLESKVGRGTTFRVILPKCQPGGSECTEDEDVCRDILQKIKEMKNDDSDTGQSSDR